One stretch of Streptomyces hygroscopicus DNA includes these proteins:
- a CDS encoding beta-N-acetylhexosaminidase — protein MRRRRARLLCSLLLTVVAGAGTAASSASAAPAAPSSSAPDAAAAPTPLDRVVPAPASVRPAAGSYAIHPDTPIRVSGSDGSARSARRVADYLATVLRPATGYRLPVTARAGGDGIRLRLTPKAAAVSKLGAEGYRLAVTGRAITVTARGSAGLFHGVQTLRQLLPASIERTTRQAGPWRVSAGTITDEPRYAWRGAMLDVSRHFFGVDQVKRYIDQLALYKINRLHLHLSDDQGWRIAIDSWPRLATHGGSTQVGGGPGGYYTKDDYREIVSYAASRELTVVPEIDMPGHTNAALASYAELNCDGVAPPLYTGTEVGFSSLCVPKDVTYDFVDDVIRELAALTPGPYLHIGGDEAHSTSHEDYVAFMDRVQPVVAKYGKTAVGWHQLTGAHPAKGAIAQYWGTDGSEKEVAEAAKAGTKLILSPANRAYLDMKYDANTPLGQNWAGYVEAKQSYDWDPGTYIKDAPASSVLGVEAPLWSETIETSANIEYMAFPRLPGIAELGWSPASAHDWDSYRVRVAAQGPRWDAMGITYYHSPQIPWPTS, from the coding sequence GTGAGACGACGTCGTGCCCGACTTCTGTGTTCCCTGCTGCTGACCGTGGTGGCCGGGGCGGGGACCGCAGCCTCCTCCGCCTCCGCCGCTCCGGCTGCTCCCTCCTCCTCCGCGCCGGACGCCGCGGCCGCCCCGACCCCCCTGGACCGGGTCGTGCCCGCGCCCGCGTCCGTACGGCCCGCGGCGGGCTCGTACGCGATCCACCCCGACACTCCCATCCGGGTGTCCGGCTCCGACGGCTCGGCGCGCTCGGCGCGCCGGGTGGCCGACTACCTCGCGACGGTGCTGCGGCCCGCCACCGGCTATCGGCTGCCCGTCACCGCGCGGGCGGGCGGCGACGGCATCCGGCTGCGGCTGACGCCCAAGGCCGCCGCGGTGTCGAAGCTGGGCGCGGAGGGATACCGGCTGGCGGTGACCGGCCGCGCGATCACCGTCACCGCGCGCGGCTCCGCGGGGCTGTTCCACGGCGTCCAGACGCTGCGGCAGCTCCTGCCCGCGTCCATCGAGCGCACCACCCGGCAGGCGGGCCCCTGGCGGGTCTCCGCCGGCACCATCACCGACGAGCCGCGCTATGCCTGGCGGGGCGCGATGCTCGATGTCTCCCGGCACTTCTTCGGCGTGGACCAGGTCAAGCGCTATATCGACCAGCTCGCCCTCTACAAGATCAACAGGCTGCATCTGCACCTCTCGGACGACCAGGGGTGGCGGATCGCCATCGACTCCTGGCCGCGGCTGGCCACGCACGGCGGCTCCACCCAGGTCGGCGGCGGCCCCGGCGGCTACTACACCAAGGACGACTACCGCGAGATCGTGAGCTACGCGGCCAGCCGTGAGCTGACCGTCGTCCCCGAGATCGACATGCCGGGCCACACCAACGCGGCGCTCGCCTCCTACGCGGAGCTCAACTGCGACGGCGTCGCCCCGCCGCTCTACACCGGCACCGAGGTCGGTTTCAGCTCGCTGTGCGTGCCGAAGGACGTGACGTACGACTTCGTGGACGACGTCATCCGCGAGCTCGCCGCGCTCACCCCCGGCCCCTACCTCCACATCGGCGGGGACGAGGCCCACTCCACCAGCCATGAGGACTATGTGGCCTTCATGGACCGGGTGCAGCCGGTGGTCGCCAAGTACGGCAAGACGGCGGTCGGCTGGCATCAGCTGACCGGTGCGCATCCCGCGAAGGGCGCGATCGCCCAGTACTGGGGGACGGACGGGAGCGAGAAGGAGGTCGCGGAGGCGGCCAAGGCGGGCACCAAGCTGATCCTCTCACCGGCCAACCGGGCCTATCTGGACATGAAGTACGACGCCAACACGCCACTGGGGCAGAACTGGGCCGGGTACGTCGAGGCGAAGCAGTCCTACGACTGGGACCCGGGCACGTACATCAAGGACGCTCCGGCGTCCTCGGTGCTCGGTGTCGAGGCGCCGCTGTGGTCGGAGACCATCGAGACCAGCGCGAACATCGAGTACATGGCCTTCCCCCGTCTCCCCGGCATCGCCGAACTCGGCTGGTCCCCCGCGAGCGCACATGACTGGGACAGCTACCGCGTCCGGGTGGCGGCGCAGGGCCCCCGCTGGGACGCCATGGGCATCACGTACTACCACTCCCCGCAGATCCCCTGGCCCACGAGCTGA
- a CDS encoding hydroxymethylglutaryl-CoA lyase, with the protein MTLPMTVPAPGLPARVRIHEVGPRDGLQNEQALVPVAVKAEFIRRLAEAGLTTVEATSFVHPKWVPQLADAEELMPLIDDVAARLPVLVPNERGLDRALTLGAREIAVFASATESFAKANLNRTVDGALEMFEPVVAKAKDAGVAVRGYLSMCFGDPWEGQVPISQTVSVSRRLLDMGCDEISLGDTIGVATPGHVRELLATLDEAGVTNDRLAVHFHDTYGQALANTLAALQHGVTTVDASAGGLGGCPYAKSATGNLATEDLVWMLDGLGIETGVDIGRLTATSVWMARHLGRPSPSRTVRALSQKET; encoded by the coding sequence ATGACCCTCCCCATGACCGTCCCGGCCCCCGGGCTGCCCGCCCGGGTCCGGATCCATGAGGTGGGCCCGCGGGACGGGCTGCAGAACGAGCAGGCGCTGGTCCCGGTGGCCGTCAAGGCCGAGTTCATCCGGCGGCTCGCCGAGGCCGGTCTCACCACCGTCGAGGCCACCAGCTTCGTCCATCCGAAGTGGGTGCCCCAACTGGCCGACGCCGAGGAGCTGATGCCGCTCATCGACGACGTGGCCGCCCGGCTCCCCGTGCTCGTGCCCAATGAGCGCGGTCTCGACCGCGCCCTCACGCTGGGCGCGCGCGAGATCGCCGTCTTCGCCAGCGCCACGGAGTCCTTCGCCAAGGCCAATCTCAACCGTACGGTGGACGGCGCGCTGGAGATGTTCGAGCCGGTCGTCGCCAAGGCCAAGGACGCGGGCGTGGCCGTGCGCGGCTATCTGTCGATGTGCTTCGGCGACCCGTGGGAGGGGCAGGTCCCGATCTCCCAGACCGTCTCGGTCAGCCGCCGCCTGCTGGACATGGGATGCGACGAGATCAGCCTCGGCGACACCATCGGCGTGGCCACCCCCGGCCATGTGCGGGAGCTGCTGGCCACGCTCGACGAGGCGGGCGTCACGAACGACCGGCTGGCCGTGCACTTCCACGACACCTACGGCCAGGCACTCGCCAACACCCTCGCCGCGCTCCAGCACGGCGTGACCACCGTCGACGCCTCCGCCGGTGGCCTCGGCGGCTGCCCGTACGCCAAGAGCGCCACCGGCAATCTCGCCACCGAAGACCTCGTGTGGATGCTCGACGGCCTCGGCATCGAGACCGGGGTCGACATCGGCCGTCTCACCGCCACCAGCGTGTGGATGGCCCGGCATCTGGGCCGGCCCAGCCCGTCCCGCACCGTCCGCGCCCTCTCCCAGAAGGAGACCTGA
- a CDS encoding acetyl-COA carboxylase, with amino-acid sequence MSPMSPVSSTSGQRAASPSPAMFDTVLVANRGEIAVRVIRTLRRLGVRSVAVYSDADADARHVREADTAVRIGPAPAAESYLSIERLLDAAARTGAQAVHPGYGFLAENGAFARACADAGLAFIGPPAEAIELMGDKIRAKETVHVAGVPVVPGSSGSGLTDDQLTAAAREIDMPVLLKPSAGGGGKGMRLVRDEALLADEIAAARREARGAFGDDTLLVERWIDRPRHIEIQVLADGQGHAVHLGERECSLQRRHQKIIEEAPSPLLDEATRARMGEAAVAAARSCGYVGAGTVEFIVPGADPSAYCFMEMNTRLQVEHPVTELTVSVGGQAGLDLVEWQLRVAAGEPLPFGQDEIGFSGHAVEARICAETARAAADGRVDFLPSAGTVLALDEPDGEGVRVDSGLSAGTEVGTVYDPMLAKVIAHGPDRPTALRRLRAALGSLTVLGVDTNTGFLRRLAAHPSVATGELDTGLVDRAAASLIPPAIPEEIYAAAALLRQAALEPATSRGGGSGGRPEPGGSGLGDPAADVWVDPFSVPTGWRLGGDPAWTVHRLRVAGHPPVTVRVRGRAQDAELLIEHPDGTSAAAGAKDQPGGPQGTGQGGAGAPATGRTGGPQGAAAEAARPMGAAGEGGADVPATRTSHDGTVTGASVRTPKAEADEQAAAAHHAAADRRPGGAHAAADTAPRAAGAAGAAGAAGAAGAADMTAAADPRPAVDAGAGTRARLIALDEGTVLLDLGGVTHRFRHAAHGASHWLGRDGDTWRVVGHDPVEEALRGGASTAHAGELTAPMPGTVTVVKAAVGDEVTAGQGLLVVEAMKMEHLISAPHDGTVTELDVTPGSTVAMDQLLAVVTPHESEERER; translated from the coding sequence ATGAGCCCGATGAGCCCAGTGAGCTCGACGAGTGGTCAGCGTGCGGCGAGCCCGTCGCCCGCGATGTTCGACACCGTGCTGGTGGCCAACCGCGGCGAGATCGCCGTGCGCGTCATCCGCACCCTGCGGCGGCTGGGCGTGCGCTCGGTCGCCGTCTACAGCGACGCGGACGCGGACGCCCGCCATGTGCGCGAGGCGGACACGGCGGTGCGGATCGGCCCCGCCCCCGCCGCGGAGAGCTATCTGTCCATCGAGCGGCTGCTGGACGCCGCGGCGCGCACCGGCGCCCAGGCAGTCCACCCCGGCTACGGCTTCCTCGCGGAGAACGGGGCGTTCGCCCGCGCCTGCGCCGACGCGGGCCTCGCCTTCATCGGGCCCCCCGCCGAAGCCATCGAGCTGATGGGCGACAAAATCCGCGCCAAGGAGACCGTGCACGTGGCCGGGGTGCCGGTGGTGCCGGGCTCCTCGGGCAGCGGACTGACGGACGACCAGCTCACCGCCGCCGCCCGGGAGATCGACATGCCCGTGCTGCTGAAGCCCTCGGCGGGCGGCGGCGGCAAGGGCATGCGACTGGTCCGCGACGAGGCGCTGCTGGCCGACGAGATCGCGGCCGCCCGGCGCGAGGCGCGCGGGGCGTTCGGCGACGACACGCTGCTGGTGGAGCGCTGGATCGACCGGCCCCGGCATATCGAGATCCAGGTGCTGGCGGACGGCCAGGGGCATGCCGTGCACCTCGGGGAGCGCGAGTGCTCGCTGCAGCGCCGCCATCAGAAGATCATCGAGGAGGCGCCCAGCCCGCTGCTGGACGAGGCCACCCGGGCGCGGATGGGCGAGGCCGCGGTGGCGGCGGCGCGGTCGTGCGGCTATGTGGGCGCGGGCACGGTCGAGTTCATCGTGCCGGGCGCCGATCCGTCCGCGTACTGCTTCATGGAGATGAACACCCGGCTCCAGGTGGAGCATCCGGTCACCGAGCTGACGGTGTCGGTCGGCGGGCAGGCCGGTCTGGACCTGGTGGAGTGGCAGTTGCGCGTCGCCGCGGGCGAGCCGCTGCCGTTCGGGCAGGACGAGATCGGCTTCAGCGGCCATGCGGTGGAGGCCCGTATCTGCGCCGAGACCGCCCGCGCGGCGGCCGACGGCCGGGTGGACTTCCTGCCCTCGGCCGGCACCGTGCTGGCGCTGGACGAGCCGGACGGCGAGGGGGTGCGGGTCGACTCCGGGCTGAGCGCGGGCACCGAGGTCGGCACGGTCTACGACCCGATGCTCGCCAAGGTCATCGCCCACGGCCCCGACCGCCCCACTGCCCTGCGCCGGCTGCGCGCCGCCCTCGGCTCCCTGACCGTCCTCGGCGTGGACACCAACACCGGCTTTCTGCGCCGGCTGGCCGCCCACCCCTCGGTCGCCACCGGCGAGCTCGACACGGGCCTGGTCGACCGCGCGGCGGCCTCGCTGATCCCACCGGCCATACCGGAGGAGATCTACGCGGCGGCGGCCTTGCTGCGCCAGGCGGCCCTGGAGCCCGCCACTTCGCGTGGCGGCGGATCCGGTGGGCGCCCGGAGCCCGGCGGCTCCGGCCTCGGCGACCCGGCCGCGGACGTCTGGGTCGATCCGTTCTCGGTGCCGACCGGCTGGCGCCTCGGCGGCGATCCCGCCTGGACGGTCCACCGCCTCCGTGTAGCGGGCCACCCCCCGGTGACGGTCCGTGTGCGCGGCCGCGCCCAGGACGCGGAGCTCCTCATCGAGCACCCCGACGGCACCTCGGCGGCAGCCGGGGCGAAGGACCAGCCCGGCGGGCCCCAGGGCACGGGCCAAGGCGGCGCGGGGGCCCCCGCCACCGGCCGGACCGGCGGGCCGCAGGGGGCGGCCGCCGAGGCCGCCCGGCCCATGGGCGCCGCGGGCGAAGGCGGCGCGGATGTCCCGGCCACCCGGACCAGCCACGACGGCACCGTCACCGGCGCCAGTGTGCGCACCCCGAAAGCGGAAGCGGACGAGCAGGCTGCCGCCGCCCACCACGCGGCAGCGGACCGCCGCCCCGGCGGGGCGCACGCGGCGGCGGACACGGCCCCGCGCGCGGCGGGCGCGGCGGGCGCGGCGGGCGCGGCGGGCGCGGCGGGCGCGGCGGACATGACCGCCGCGGCGGACCCGCGCCCGGCCGTCGACGCGGGCGCGGGCACGCGGGCGCGGCTCATCGCCCTCGACGAGGGCACCGTGCTGCTGGACCTCGGCGGGGTCACCCACCGCTTCCGGCATGCCGCGCACGGCGCGAGCCACTGGCTGGGGCGGGACGGGGACACCTGGCGCGTGGTCGGGCACGACCCCGTGGAGGAGGCGCTGCGCGGAGGCGCCTCCACCGCCCACGCCGGGGAGCTGACCGCGCCCATGCCCGGCACCGTCACCGTCGTGAAGGCGGCCGTCGGTGACGAGGTCACCGCGGGTCAGGGCCTGCTGGTGGTCGAGGCGATGAAGATGGAGCACCTCATCTCCGCCCCGCACGACGGCACCGTCACCGAGCTTGATGTGACCCCCGGCAGCACGGTCGCCATGGACCAGCTCCTGGCGGTCGTCACCCCGCACGAGAGCGAGGAGCGTGAGCGATGA
- a CDS encoding glutamine amidotransferase, translating into MCGIVGYIGKRDVAPLLLEGLQRLEYRGYDSAGIAIQGKPAKGAQSAGLKTAKAKGRVRELEARLPKRFAGTTGIAHTRWATHGAPNDTNAHPHLDADGKVAVVHNGIIDNADDLRAKLAADGVELASDTDSEALAHLIGRSQAPTLEEKVRHALSMVEGTYGIAVLHADFPDRIVVARNGSPVVLGIGEKEMFVASDVAALVSHTRQVVTLDDGEMATLKADDYRTYTTEGSRTSTSPTTVEWEAESYDMGGHDTYMHKEIHEQVDAVDRVLRGRIDDRFSTVRLGGLNLDAREARGVRRVKILGCGSAYHTGLIGAQLIEELARIPADAEPASEFRYRNPVVDPDTLYIAVSQSGETYDTLAAVQELKRKGARVLGVVNVVGSAIARETDGGVYVHAGPEVCVVSTKCFTNTAVAFALLALHLGRIRDLSVADGKRIIAGLRKLPEQIAEVLSGEEEIKKLAAEYANAKSMMFVGRVRGYPVAREASLKLKEVSYVHAEAYPASELKHGPLALIEPEVPTVAVLPDDDLLEKNRATLEEIKARSGRILAVAHREQEKADHTIVVPRNEVELDPILMGIPLQLLAYHTALALGRDIDKPRNLAKSVTVE; encoded by the coding sequence ATGTGCGGAATCGTCGGATACATCGGCAAGCGCGATGTGGCACCACTGCTGCTGGAGGGGCTGCAGCGCCTGGAGTACCGCGGCTATGACTCCGCGGGTATCGCGATCCAGGGCAAGCCCGCCAAGGGCGCCCAGAGCGCCGGACTGAAGACCGCCAAGGCCAAGGGCCGGGTCCGCGAGCTGGAGGCCAGGCTTCCCAAGCGGTTCGCGGGCACCACCGGAATCGCCCACACCCGCTGGGCCACCCATGGCGCGCCCAATGACACCAACGCGCATCCGCATCTGGACGCGGACGGCAAGGTCGCCGTCGTCCACAACGGCATCATCGACAACGCCGACGATCTGCGCGCCAAGCTGGCCGCCGACGGCGTCGAGCTGGCCTCCGACACCGACTCCGAGGCGCTCGCCCACCTCATCGGCCGCTCCCAGGCGCCCACCCTGGAGGAGAAGGTCCGCCACGCGCTCTCGATGGTCGAGGGCACCTACGGCATCGCCGTACTGCACGCCGACTTCCCGGACCGCATCGTCGTCGCCCGCAACGGCTCGCCCGTGGTGCTGGGCATCGGCGAGAAGGAGATGTTCGTCGCCTCCGACGTCGCCGCGCTGGTCAGCCACACCCGCCAGGTGGTCACCCTGGACGACGGTGAGATGGCCACCCTCAAGGCCGACGACTACCGCACCTACACCACCGAGGGCAGCCGCACCTCCACCTCCCCGACCACCGTGGAGTGGGAGGCCGAGTCGTACGACATGGGCGGCCACGACACCTATATGCACAAGGAGATCCACGAGCAGGTCGACGCCGTGGACCGGGTGCTGCGCGGCCGGATCGACGACCGGTTCTCCACCGTCCGGCTGGGCGGGCTCAACCTGGACGCCCGCGAGGCGCGCGGGGTCCGCCGGGTCAAGATCCTCGGCTGTGGTTCGGCGTACCACACGGGCCTGATCGGTGCCCAGTTGATCGAGGAGCTGGCCCGGATCCCGGCGGACGCGGAGCCCGCGAGCGAGTTCCGCTACCGCAACCCGGTCGTGGACCCGGACACCCTCTACATCGCGGTCAGCCAGTCCGGCGAGACCTACGACACCCTGGCGGCCGTCCAGGAGCTCAAGCGCAAGGGCGCGCGGGTGCTCGGCGTCGTCAACGTCGTGGGCAGCGCCATCGCCCGGGAGACGGACGGCGGGGTCTACGTCCACGCGGGCCCGGAGGTGTGCGTCGTCTCCACCAAGTGCTTCACCAACACCGCCGTCGCCTTCGCGCTGCTCGCCCTCCACCTGGGCCGGATCCGCGATCTCTCGGTCGCCGACGGCAAGCGGATCATCGCCGGGCTGCGCAAGCTGCCCGAGCAGATCGCCGAGGTGCTGAGCGGCGAGGAAGAGATCAAAAAGCTCGCCGCGGAATATGCGAACGCAAAGAGCATGATGTTCGTCGGGCGGGTCCGCGGCTACCCGGTGGCGCGCGAGGCGTCCCTGAAGCTGAAGGAGGTCTCCTACGTCCACGCCGAGGCGTACCCGGCCTCCGAGCTCAAGCACGGGCCGCTCGCGCTCATCGAGCCCGAGGTGCCGACCGTGGCGGTTCTGCCGGACGACGACCTGCTGGAGAAGAACCGCGCGACGCTGGAGGAGATCAAGGCCCGCAGCGGCCGGATCCTGGCCGTCGCCCATCGGGAGCAGGAGAAGGCGGACCACACGATCGTGGTACCCCGCAACGAGGTGGAACTCGACCCGATCCTCATGGGCATCCCGCTCCAACTGCTCGCCTATCACACGGCGCTGGCGCTCGGCCGGGACATCGACAAGCCCCGCAACCTCGCCAAGTCGGTGACGGTCGAATAG
- a CDS encoding universal stress protein UspA produces MAGHEIPEPADRKRVADHMATPEAAEETRHSCDPAFQHGVVVGFDGSMSSERALAYAIGMARRSGSGLIIVHVANRLPTTVWAGCEPPVFVDVPDHRTEVLGLELACADHLSEVPWILVERGGDICHELEEVGREYAADAIVVGSTHGLVGRIFGSVAGRLARRAQRPVIVIP; encoded by the coding sequence ATGGCCGGTCACGAAATCCCCGAACCCGCGGACCGCAAGCGGGTCGCCGATCACATGGCGACCCCCGAAGCGGCGGAAGAAACACGTCATTCCTGCGATCCAGCGTTCCAGCACGGTGTTGTGGTGGGATTCGACGGCTCCATGTCGAGCGAACGCGCCCTCGCCTACGCCATCGGCATGGCCCGGCGCTCAGGCTCAGGTCTGATCATCGTCCACGTGGCCAACCGGCTGCCGACGACGGTGTGGGCGGGCTGTGAGCCGCCGGTCTTCGTCGACGTCCCCGATCACCGCACCGAGGTGCTGGGGCTTGAGCTGGCCTGTGCCGATCATCTCTCCGAGGTGCCCTGGATCCTCGTCGAGCGAGGCGGGGACATCTGCCATGAGCTGGAGGAGGTCGGCCGGGAGTACGCGGCCGACGCCATTGTGGTGGGCTCCACGCATGGGCTGGTGGGGCGGATCTTCGGCTCGGTCGCGGGGCGGCTCGCCCGGCGGGCGCAGCGGCCCGTCATCGTCATCCCCTGA
- a CDS encoding acyl-CoA dehydrogenase codes for MSIDHRLSPEHEELRRTVEAFAHDVVAPKIGEYWEHHEFPYEIIREMGRMGLFGLPFPEEYGGMGGDYFALCLALEELARVDSSVAITLEAGVSLGAMPIFLYGTEEQKRTWLPGLCSGETLGAFGLTEPGGGSDAGATRTTARLDEATGEWVINGTKCFITNSGTDITTLVTVTAVTGRKEDGRPEISSIIVPSGTPGFTVAAPYSKVGWNASDTRELSFADCRVPAANLLGAEARGYAQFLRILDEGRIAISALATGLAQGCVDESVAYARTREAFGRPIGANQAIQFKLADMEMRAHMARVAWRDAASRLVLGEPFKKEASIAKLYSSEIAVDNAREATQIHGGYGFMNEYPVARMWRDSKILEIGEGTSEVQRMLIARELGFAS; via the coding sequence ATGTCGATCGACCACCGACTCTCCCCCGAACACGAGGAACTGCGCCGCACCGTCGAGGCGTTCGCGCATGATGTGGTCGCCCCCAAGATCGGGGAGTACTGGGAGCACCATGAGTTCCCGTACGAGATCATCCGCGAGATGGGCCGGATGGGCCTGTTCGGCCTGCCCTTCCCGGAGGAGTACGGCGGCATGGGCGGGGACTACTTCGCGCTCTGCCTCGCCCTGGAGGAGCTGGCCCGGGTGGACTCCTCGGTGGCGATCACCCTGGAGGCGGGGGTCTCGCTCGGCGCGATGCCGATCTTCCTCTACGGCACCGAGGAGCAGAAGCGCACCTGGCTGCCGGGGCTCTGCTCCGGGGAGACGCTGGGCGCGTTCGGCCTGACCGAGCCCGGCGGCGGCTCGGACGCGGGCGCCACCCGCACCACGGCCCGGCTGGACGAGGCCACCGGCGAGTGGGTGATCAACGGCACCAAGTGCTTCATCACCAACTCCGGTACGGACATCACCACGCTGGTCACCGTCACCGCCGTCACCGGCCGCAAGGAGGACGGCCGCCCCGAGATCTCCTCGATCATCGTGCCGTCCGGCACCCCCGGCTTCACCGTGGCCGCCCCCTACTCCAAGGTGGGGTGGAACGCCTCGGACACCCGCGAGCTGTCCTTCGCCGACTGCCGGGTCCCGGCCGCGAATCTGCTGGGCGCGGAGGCCCGGGGCTACGCCCAGTTCCTGCGGATACTGGACGAGGGCCGGATCGCGATCTCCGCCCTGGCCACCGGGCTCGCCCAGGGCTGTGTGGACGAGTCGGTGGCGTACGCCAGGACCCGCGAGGCGTTCGGCCGCCCCATCGGCGCCAACCAGGCCATCCAGTTCAAGCTGGCCGATATGGAAATGCGCGCCCATATGGCCCGGGTCGCCTGGCGGGACGCGGCCTCCCGCCTCGTCCTCGGCGAGCCGTTCAAGAAGGAGGCGTCCATCGCGAAGCTCTACTCCTCCGAGATCGCGGTGGACAACGCCCGCGAGGCCACCCAGATCCACGGTGGCTACGGCTTCATGAACGAGTACCCGGTGGCCCGGATGTGGCGCGACTCCAAGATCCTGGAGATCGGCGAGGGCACCAGCGAGGTCCAGCGGATGCTGATCGCGCGGGAGCTGGGCTTCGCGAGCTGA